From a region of the Odontesthes bonariensis isolate fOdoBon6 chromosome 4, fOdoBon6.hap1, whole genome shotgun sequence genome:
- the LOC142378149 gene encoding myeloid-associated differentiation marker-like — protein MPVIVLEARDFTSPLFLVRTLEILSSCTAFSLVASLGHEELNDHSYVNTFRIFCMFTWCFFFAFTLLIHILSTIQFHSLLPISWKNLTMTVAVLGALMSLSSSVLFSWTVMRHDNLSPRPVAAAVASCLIVLAYFSESYVLCTQAQEQRGYMGSMPGLLKILQLWGGCQMIPLVVVLVYDKINGIQYWQLWTSGVSYGICILMSLVTLAVILGDFAGRCLLPFDRFLAGFSLIGVLLYMLATVICLTKILQQSNQSNLLHKSTELIIMETVVSSITLLAYTVDLAFSIKLLCDRNHV, from the coding sequence ATGCCTGTGATTGTACTGGAGGCCCGGGACTTCACCAGCCCGCTTTTTCTGGTGCGAACACTGGAAATCCTTTCCAGTTGTACGGCCTTCAGTCTCGTAGCCTCACTGGGGCACGAAGAGCTAAACGATCATTCTTACGTCAACACATTCAGGATCTTCTGTATGTTTACCTGGTGTTTCTTCTTCGCGTTTACCCTCCTCATCCACATTCTCAGCACCATCCAATTTCACAGCCTCCTTCCGATTTCCTGGAAGAACCTGACAATGACAGTGGCGGTGTTGGGAGCCCTGATGAGCCTCAGTAGCTCTGTGCTGTTCTCTTGGACGGTCATGCGTCATGATAATCTGTCACCGCGTCCTGTGGCGGCTGCAGTGGCCTCCTGTCTCATCGTCCTGGCCTATTTCTCAGAGTCCTACGTGCTCTGCACCCAGGCCCAGGAGCAAAGAGGCTACATGGGCAGCATGCCTGGTCTCCTCAAGATACTCCAGCTGTGGGGAGGCTGTCAGATGATACCCCTGGTTGTGGTGTTGGTCTATGACAAAATCAATGGAATACAATACTGGCAGCTATGGACATCTGGTGTCTCATACGGCATCTGTATCCTCATGTCACTCGTCACACTGGCGGTGATTTTAGGTGACTTTGCTGGGCGATGCCTCCTACCTTTTGACAGATTTCTGGCTGGCTTCAGTCTGATCGGGGTCCTGCTCTACATGTTGGCCACAGTGATTTGTTTAACCAAAATACTGCAGCAGAGTAACCAGTCGAATCTCCTACACAAAAGCACAGAGTTGATCATCATGGAAACGGTGGTCTCCAGTATTACTCTGTTGGCTTACACAGTGGACCTTGCTTTCTCCATCAAACTGTTGTGTGACAGGAATCACGTGTGA
- the LOC142379333 gene encoding perforin-1-like, producing MVKMARFWQVLLLCWTRSPLCLSSSVSFIGSPQDCEKAHFVPGYNLGGEGFDIVTMKGKGAYIIDTETWKMANGTCRMYRNSYMNGEIQKVPVSVLDWRTLPKCSMKVSSTVYNSVETLVNGSTSSVSNDWKFGLKLHVDPTVTFGVGLGGSHSRASEFGMKKSKQDRYTFTRHSVSCTFYGYRVTAIPPLSHDFVSAVDSLPPYSSANRSPYRNVIDTYGTHYITQVSLGGEIKAVTSIKTCQAAMSGLTATDVSDCLSVEASANFAGVASVEAMTKHCQAKTKKLEYGQSFSSAFNERETEVIGGMIDGDSLFLSQSDSYTTWLISLQSIPAVIQYNLRPLHIILPDNHRARAGLKEEIEQYILKNAVLKKCSESCQVGHRSNKRDPCACVCNSNQNLKSNCCPAGKGLATLKVFGLRAEGLYGDRWTKTDGSVEVKYGDQIKRTIIVSDNDNPKWPETFEFGPIVINMKNKLTFTVYDEDTYWNSDLLGQCEFDLHSGKVRDSCMFTYGTFFFSYEVNCAPSLGGVQCQDYIPSPMSPSLAKVFYTRNGVLARESIKTAGDSRSGLL from the exons ATGGTCAAG ATGGCGAGGTTCTGGCAAGTCCTGCTCCTGTGCTGGACGCGGAGTCCTCTGTGTCTTTCATCCAGTGTGAGCTTCATCGGTTCGCCACAAGACTGCGAGAAAGCTCACTTCGTCCCAGGTTACAACCTGGGAGGAGAGGGCTTCGACATCGTCACAATGAAAGGGAAAGGTGCCTACATCATCGACACTGAAACATGGAAGATGGCAAACGGCACCTGCAGAATGTACAGAAACAGCTACATGAACGGAGAGATCCAGAAGGTTCCAGTTTCTGTGCTGGACTGGAGAACCCTCCCCAAATGCAGCATGAAGGTTTCCAGCACAGTTTACAACTCGGTCGAAACTCTCGTCAATGGTTCCACATCATCTGTGTCCAACGACTGGAAATTTGGTCTTAAGCTCCATGTAGACCCCACAGTCACCTTTGGGGTTGGCTTAGGAGGTTCACACTCCCGAGCATCCGAATTTGGCATGAAGAAATCCAAACAAGACCGCTACACCTTTACTCGCCATTCTGTTAGTTGTACCTTCTATGG GTACAGAGTGACAGCAATACCTCCGCTGAGTCATGACTTTGTATCGGCCGTGGACTCGCTCCCTCCTTACTCCTCTGCAAACAGGTCACCATATCGCAATGTGATTGACACTTATGGTACGCATTACATCACACAGGTGTCTCTAGGGGGGGAAATAAAAGCAGTGACTTCTATCAAGACCTGCCAAGCAGCAATGAGTGGACTGACAGCAACAGATGTTAGTGATTGTTTGTCAGTTGAGGCTTCTGCTAACTTTGCAGGCGTTGCCAGTGTTGAGGCCATGACTAAACACTGTCAGGCTAAGACAAAGAAACTGGAATATGGACAAAGTTTCAGCAGTGCATTTAATGAGCGTGAAACAGAAGTAATTGGTGGGATGATTGATGGAGACTCGCTCTTTCTTAGCCAATCAGATAGTTACACCACATGGCTCATCTCACTGCAAAGCATACCTGCTGTGATTCAGTACAACTTAAGGCCCCTGCACATCATTCTTCCTGATAATCATCGTGCCAGAGCAGGACTGAAGGAAGAGATAGAGCAGTACATCTTGAAAAATGCAGTGTTGAAAAAATGCTCAGAATCCTGTCAGGTTGGCCACAGATCGAACAAAAGAGATCCTTGTGCTTGCGTCTGCAACAGTAACCAGAATCTAAAGTCAAACTGCTGCCCTGCTGGGAAAGGTCTGGCTACATTGAAGGTGTTTGGGCTGCGTGCAGAGGGCCTGTATGGTGACAGGTGGACTAAAACTGATGGTTCAGTGGAGGTTAAATATGGTGACCAGATAAAGCGCACAATTATAGTCAGTGACAACGACAACCCTAAGTGGCCAGAAACATTTGAATTTGGACCTATAGTCATCaacatgaaaaacaaactcACATTTACCGTTTATGATGAGGATACCTACTGGAACAGTGATCTGCTTGGTCAATGTGAGTTTGATCTACATAGTGGGAAAGTGAGAGACAGCTGCATGTTTACTTATGGCACCTTCTTCTTTTCCTATGAAGTGAATTGTGCACCAAGTCTGGGAGGTGTTCAGTGTCAGGACTACATTCCCTCCCCCATGAGTCCCTCTT